In Brachypodium distachyon strain Bd21 chromosome 2, Brachypodium_distachyon_v3.0, whole genome shotgun sequence, one genomic interval encodes:
- the LOC100829700 gene encoding LOW QUALITY PROTEIN: avenin-3-like (The sequence of the model RefSeq protein was modified relative to this genomic sequence to represent the inferred CDS: inserted 1 base in 1 codon): MKTFLILALLAAVATTTTAQIILKEPQEQPCQQPTQQYPFPQQQLESCREFFLQQCSPAEMAPFLRSSHMLQQSSCQVMHQQCCQQXAQINVQSRCQAIWEVVDAIIRQQQQQQHQQQKGQITSRRFGFRPQEEQKCGQGYFLPQQIAQTLPAMCNVYLPPYCTTTAAEPFGTGSN; the protein is encoded by the exons ATGAAGACCTTTCTCAtcctcgccctcctcgccgccgtggcgACCACCACCACTGCGCAGATAATTTTGAAGGAGCCACAAGAACAACCATGTCAGCAGCCGACACAGCAGTACCCGTTCCCACAGCAGCAACTGGAATCGTGCAGGGAATTCTTCCTGCAGCAGTGCAGCCCGGCAGAGATGGCACCGTTCCTACGATCGTCGCATATGTTGCAGCAGAGCAGCTGCCAGGTGATGCATCAACAGTGCTGCCAGC CTGCCCAAATCAACGTGCAGTCTCGGTGCCAGGCCATCTGGGAGGTCGTGGATGCTATCatcaggcagcagcagcagcagcagcaccaacaACAGAAGGGGCAGATCACTTCGCGCCGGTTCGGATTCCGGCCTCAGGAGGAACAGAAGTGTGGACAGGGTTACTTCCTGCCCCAGCAGATAGCTCAGACCCTACCGGCGATGTGCAATGTGTACCTCCCACCGtactgcaccaccaccgccgctgAGCCATTCGGTACCGGCAGCAACTGA
- the LOC100844561 gene encoding ATP-dependent 6-phosphofructokinase 6 has translation MEAAQTVVLASVPASTAGVPQHKILDLKVMSADPAVQAPARKTKKKLSAGGGGYVLEDVPHLKDYLPHLPSYPNPLQNHPAYSVVKQYFVNPGDTVSKKIVVHESSARGTHFRRAGPRQRVYFQPGEVVAAIVTCGGLCPGLNTVIRELVCGLHDMYGVGSVVGIEGGYKGFYARNTVELTPRSVNGIHKRGGTVLRASRGGQDTAKVVDSIQDRGINQVYIIGGDGTQKGAAQVHEEVQRRGLKCAVVGVPKTIDNDIAVIDKSFGFDTAVEEAQRAIDAAHVEAESAENGIGVVKLMGRNSGFIAMHATLASRDVDCCLIPESPFYLEGKDGLLEFCEKRLRENGHMVIVVAEGAGQDLIAKGMHRADTHDASGNRHLLDVGLWLSQKIKEHFKKKTNLPITLKYIDPTYMIRAVPSNASDNVYCTLLAHSAVHGAMAGYTGFIVAPVNGRHAYIPFYRITEKQNKVVITDRMWARVLCSTNQPCFLSHEDVEKARQDEEEPHVPLIEGENSLVRTSPMSMCNGHGHF, from the exons ATGGAGGCCGCCCAGACCGTCGTCCTTGCCTCGGTTCCGGCCAGCACCGCCGGCGTGCCGCAGCATAAAATCCTCGACCTGAAGGTGATGTCGGCCGATCCGGCTGTTcaggcgccggcgaggaagaccaagaagaagctgtccgccggcggcggcgggtacgTCCTCGAGGACGTGCCGCACCTCAAGGACTACCTCCCTCACCTCCCCAGCTACCCCAATCCCCTGCAGAACCACCCCGCCTACTCCGTCGTCAA GCAGTACTTCGTGAATCCGGGGGACACGGTGTCGAAGAAGATCGTGGTGCACGAGAGCAGCGCGCGGGGCACGCACTTCCGGCGCGCCGGGCCGCGGCAGCGCGTCTACTTCCAGCCGGGCGAGGTGGTCGCGGCCATCGTGACCTGCGGCGGGCTCTGCCCGGGGCTCAACACCGTCATCCGCGAGCTCGTCTGCGGCCTCCACGACATGTACGGCGTGGGCAGCGTCGTGGGCATCGAGGGCGGCTACAAGGGCTTCTACGCCCGCAACACGGTGGAGCTCACGCCGCGGTCCGTGAACGGCATCCACAAGCGCGGCGGCACCGTGCTGCGCGCCTCGCGGGGCGGCCAGGACACGGCGAAAGTCGTGGACAGCATCCAGGACCGCGGCATCAACCAGGTGTACATcatcggcggcgacggcaccCAGAAGGGCGCCGCGCAAGTCCACGAGGAGGTCCAGCGCCGCGGCCTCAAGTGCGCCGTGGTCGGCGTGCCCAAGACCATCGACAACGACATCGCCGTCATCGACAAGTCCTTCGGCTTCGACACCGCCGTGGAGGAAGCGCAGCGCGCCATCGATGCCGCTCACGTCGAGGCCGAGAGCGCCGAGAACGGCATCGGCGTCGTCAAGCTCATGGGCCGCAACAGCGGCTTCATCGCAATGCACGCCACGCTCGCCAGCCGTGACGTCGACTGCTGCCTCATCCCGGAGTCCCCCTTCTACCTCGAAGGCAAGGACGGACTCCTTGAGTTCTGCGAGAAGCGGCTGCGGGAGAACGGCCACATGgtcatcgtcgtcgccgaGGGCGCCGGCCAGGACCTCATCGCCAAGGGCATGCACCGTGCCGACACCCACgacgcgtccggcaacaggcACCTCCTGGACGTCGGCCTCTGGCTCTCGCAGAAGATCAAGGAGCActtcaagaagaagaccaaCTTACCCATCACCCTCAAGTACATCGACCCGACCTACATGATCCGCGCCGTGCCGTCAAACGCCTCCGACAACGTCTACTGCACGCTGCTCGCGCACAGCGCCGTCCACGGAGCCATGGCCGGCTACACCGGCTTCATCGTCGCGCCAGTCAACGGCAGGCATGCCTATATCCCCTTCTAT AGGATCACCGAGAAGCAGAACAAGGTGGTGATCACCGACCGGATGTGGGCGAGGGTGCTCTGCTCGACCAATCAGCCATGCTTCCTGTCTCACGAGGATGTTGAGAAGGCGAGgcaggacgaggaggagccgcACGTCCCGCTCATCGAGGGCGAGAACTCGCTAGTCAGGACCTCGCCCATGTCAATGTGCAACGGCCATGGCCACTTCTGA